The Juglans regia cultivar Chandler chromosome 16, Walnut 2.0, whole genome shotgun sequence nucleotide sequence TAACTGTGTGCCGCACATCCATTTATTAATCTATAGATAGGCTACGTGGCATAAAATTATTGAAGACTATTTTCAGCCTAATAACAGCATGACCGTTGAAAAGATattctctattatatattatataatatatatataacagtatattatagtatacaatactatagtgataatatattgtaggatattataatatatagtgatatagtattagtataattattaatacgcactatagtgatataagattttaataattaatattatattaattaataatttatcatataatacaaaactattttatatataattatatattatatataaaaattatatacaatataaaaaattataatatatatatgaatcggtctggttcggtccgatccgatccggttttagaaaaaaaaaatcggaacCGGATCAATTTTGaccggttttaagaaaaataaaatcggtACTGGACCGAACTAAATTCGGTACCAGACTAAACCCACCAGTTCGGTCCAGTCTGGTAAACCGGTtctccgatttttttttttttatacccttagacGTAGGTGTAGAAATTGGTAGTTGTTTCGGAGGAGGTTGAGGTATTTTGTTTCGGATGAGAGACGAGGGTTTAATGTTTGTTACGAGGATATTGTGATGGTTTGGTGTAAATGTAGGTGGTATTTGTGTAGAGGAAGATGAAACAGAATTGGTTCTGGTTTAGTTACAAGAACTAAATCTTCATGGAACTAACTTGAGGGGTTTAACAGTTAACTCActagggagagaggagagaactCATCCTGGAGAGAGCTACCAACTCGTTGCCAATAAGAGCTACCACATGTACGTCATATTTAACCACGATTGATGTCCATGAATCACAATACATGATAgtaaatcaaaaacaaaaattagtttaaaaaaatatctaaaatcttcgaaataaaagaaaaattgcaaGGGGCTGGTTGCAGCTGACCTAATTCATGAGCCAAGAAAGCCAAGGTTTGCTTGTATGCaccttttcatcaaatttactCTAAAAAAATCACGATTAGTTAAACTTCTTCTCACGCCAAACTCTAGTCTTCCTCTTGCAAATTGTTAATATTATCTTCAATTTTATAACCGATTGGGCTTTATGACCATTGACTAAACCTGAGGCTGACTCTCACCAAACACCAAAAGCCAACGCAAGAAATCCCATAGATGGAGCTCTATAAAATGCCTTAAACTGCATGGAAGCTCTGCATTACACCAACTTAGAGACGCAGAGACAACAATGGAAAAACAAAGCCAAGTTGTGGTGTTTGGGATATGGGGCAGCTCCTACTGCAAGAGAGTTGAGATAGCCCTTGCACTCAAGGGCATACCTTATGAGTATGTAGAGGAAGATTTGGCAAATAAGAGTGAGTCACTTCTGCACTACAATCCTGTTCACAAGAAAGTACCTGTCCTTGTTCACAATGGAAAATCCATTGCCGAGTCACTTGTTATTCTCGAGTACATCGATGATTGCTGGAAACATGGACCAAAACTACTGCCAGAGGATCCTTACCTAAGGGCCAAACTTCGCTTTTGGGCCAACTTCTATGATCAGAAGGTGGGTATATCATAACGAGAGAAATGATGGGTTTTATCTATTTAAACGGTTAACTTATTAAACCACTTGAAACGCGTTATATCACCATATgtgatcaataataataaaatctatgaCGAagaatatagtattactctagCTTAAGCTATTGATTTGTTCAAATTTGTGACCCCTCCCTCTCTTTGGTTCTATGAATAAACGCTAATGACTTTCTTATATTTAGCAGTTGAAGGCAAGTGCCACACAGATCATGATGTCAAGAGGCGAAGAGAGGGAACGAGCAATCAAAGATTTCGGCGAGGTGCTTAAGGTGTTTGAGGATGGTGTCAAAAAGGATTTACCTGCAGAATTTCCTTGTTTTGACGGTAAGAACTTGGGATTTCTCGATATTGTTGTGGGTTCGAGTGCTTGCAACTACGAAGCTTCTCATGAAGTGGCAGGAGTGATTTTTAGCCCTGAAACGAACCCAACATTTTGGTCGTGGGTAACTGCTCTAAAGAACCACCCATTGATGAAACGGATGCTCCCACCTCATGATAAGCTGGTCGCCAAGATGAGACAAAAGTATTTCCAGTCTGCTTGAGTTTGATCTGTGGACGGCCCTATTACAACTATTATTGAATTAACCTACTAGATTCATGTTCTTTGATATTATCGACTAATAGCTGTATAAATAAAGTCGAGTGgattgatttgttttcttttctcatctttttctcAGAAAGAAATGGAGTATGTATTACAAACAAAAATGCTTCGCTGGCATCTTACTTATATTGTAGGTTATATAGTTTGTgttagaatctattattaaaagtaGAGCATGCTGGCGTTTGGATTAAAGATTGGGGCGTGTCATGGAGGAAGTCATCAGGTTGAAGTGATTGAAAACcatgaattgtaaataataagtAACTGTATGAAAAATCTCAGCCGGACATTAAGAGTAGAAAACTAATATGAGATCACATTGTACCAAACAAAATCTTAGAATAGTGGATTTGTCGACAAAATGGGAGTACTTGCATTAAACCAAccaaagaaaaatgcaaaagatCCAAATCGGAAAACCTCAAATTACTTCTCCATAGTTCGCCACTCTGCCACAGCCAAAATTATGCTATAGCTGCTTGAAACACGCTAAACTTTATATCTTAACTCTTTGAGACTTGCTTTTCTTTTGCCTTCTGAATCTTCAATACCTTCTTCACAATCTTTTGCTCTTCCACCAAAAAGGCTCGGATGATCCTAcaaaagatttggaaaaaaaaaaaaaggatatacTCCGTCGCAACTTTTAGGATGCTCATTTAAAACAACCATCATGCAAACCAAAGAAAATGGTGAGAGAGGGTCGATTCTAGGGTCTAATAAGAACAAACCTTTCTCTGACAGCACCTCCAGAAAGTACCCCACCATAAGCTCTGTTAACAGTCCTCCGGTTCCTAGATAACCTAGACCTCTTATATTCAGCAGGTCTCAAATGAGGAATCTGCAAACACAGCCAACATTTGTATCATAGCTGAAAGTAAACTAATAATTCAGGAGGATACGACATGAAGTATCACACATTATAGCCATAACTGCAATATAACAACCTCaatcaataatatttccaaAACAAGAACCTTGCTCACGTATTGAATTTTGAAGTTATCAAACTAACATTCTAGACTTCAATGTATCTTGACATAAGGCAAATCTTAACATTCCCACTCATCATTGGGTGACACATGaaaacaaatggaaaaaaagGATGGTAGTCCCTCGAGATAGATGGGATGTTACACAATTTTCCAGTCCCAAGCCCAAAGATAATGCTGGAACAGGTAAACCTCAAAACTAAAGAATCCAATGATATGATTCTGGTTTGGTACTGTCTATTCTGTCTATATAAGAGAGATAAGAGCAGAATTCTCCGTAAAATTCTATGAGGTTTATATGTTTCCAATTTGGACTTGTCCTATTCAGATGTTTACATGAGATTGACACCTTAtatcaaaagataaaaacagCTTAAATATCCGGCCATTAATAGCTGAAAGTCCTAATCTTCGCAAATGTCTCGTCATTATTGTGAAGAGAAATCAACAAAGTCGCCATATTAAGGGGTCCTcatcaatattttgaataccgtaccagaTGCCGTACCGGTCAAAGCATTGGAACAAAATGTTTCGGTACCGGTACTGTTTTGTGTaccatttcggaatagtcgacatatgaataaattagattccaaaataatagtctatatataaataaattatatataaatacatatatataaattataaatagcctagtaTGAATAGGACTGAGCACCGACagtttcggagtcggagggcccaacctccgactctgactccgacctccgactccgacatgTAGAGAATCCGCTCtgcctccgactccgacttgtcggagtggagtcggattttttgatttttttttaatttttttttaacttcatatttgacctactttttttaaaaaaaaattgtgagctttcaaatttcaattttctcaaaattacaatccaaacttattaaacttttgattataataaaaaatacaactaaataaaacaagtaacatactaacatacattcaaaaattaaaaataaaaagaaagtcttatttttacatgtactcccatCATCCATGATTTCATATCtacatccaactaatcactacaataaacaaaggcaccgtatatgaaatgaagattaaaaaaaaggcaccgtatagttactatagtatactattGTAATTACTATGaacctatttttaattatattatatatatatgatatatatatattattatatatgaatattaaaaaaaaggcactgtatatgaaatgaagattcaaaaaatagtattactattttatatataatatagtattaatatattatactattagtctattactatatcttatagtataattactaatactagagtatcatactattagtatgttagtgatttaatattatatatatattaaatctctaatctcttatacttgatatatatattaatatatataaatattagtaatacactaatagtattaatattagtattagttatacttgtagtgatattagttatactaatagttatattagtattagttattattaatactatatattatactaatagtgatattaatactatatatagttataatgattagtataactacattagtattagttatagtgatttagcataactatattagtataagttatagtgatttagtataggtataatactataagttataactatagtctataatagtattagtatttgctatagtgattttaatttagtataactatataatactattagtataaatcactatactaactatatcactaatagtattagtatattaatactagtatatcactatagttaatagtatcatatagtaatatagtattagtaattaatactatagtgatttatatagtaatttatatatagacttaaagtggagtactaatagtattagtattagaacataaatctaattaatatactaatgtatatttagtattactaatatatttatcaaaaggaatatgttgagaatttattaagtcaaaaaatataattaatacaagatattattatataaaatttatatgaataatactttagttattatacattagtattatgtgttattctaaatttatagattagtgttaatccattagtattacatgttgatgttattatgcatcttagtgtttatagtatattatatataccttagtattacatgttattatatgtatacattagtaatttagtgttacaacttacatgtaacatggtaataatattgtaaatttgtaataatatgatatttacatattgtcatatactaaactattattatttattagtcaatttagtctatatattaaagtataaatatattatttaactagtatattattgagttaaactaactatataagatataattgtataaactttaaatgattaatatatagaaaaacacatttttataaaatatgtataaaatcggaggtgGAGTCGGAGGACCGAGTTGGAGgcggatcggagcggagtcggagtcggttcTTCAATGACTCAGACTCCGACTTCCAATAGGGaaaaaactccgactccgacttgtcggagtcggagcggagtcggattcggagtcggattgtcggatttttgctcagccctaagtATGAATtaggggtcaaaaaataagcatgtaatttgaaaaaatgaaaaacaaattaaaggcCGAAATACAGGCCAATACAGGTCGAAATATAGGCTGGTACGGCTGGTATTTGGGCCAgtacgaaatatatatgatacctctactggccggtacggtacaaGATTAAAAACAATGGTCCTCAGTGCTCAATAACATTTTTACATATAAGAAAAAGTTTccataactttaaaaaaaatggttaattgCATATGTAGACTCATACCACAGCACATAAACACCACCagcatttcaaatttatttttcctagaTAGTTGTTTAAAAAGTCGAATCTCCTTCAAAAGAATAGCAGCTTCTGCGGACAGCCATCAGGACATTGTTGAATGAACATGAAATGCACCTTCTTTCAACATTTGAAAGGCCTTTTCCCCCAAGTTAACTCTTAAAACaactaaagaaagaaaaaggtaagCTAACTTTTGAGCAACACGGGTACAAGGTCAAttatactttcttcttaaaaaatatgaaaaaccgATTAAAGAGTAACAAATGAACCTTTAGCAGGATCCCATGAAGATCTAGACAATTTAGTATCTTGATCTTTGTTCATATGTTTATTGATCTATATTCAGCTACATCAATTTATGGCACTGACATAGAACAACATTGACAAAGAAACTTGCACAAATGTCAATGCCTGCCATGCATAAGAAATCTGTAGGTCTTAACTAATCAGGTGAGCAAACTCGAGATATCCATGCATATATCTCCACCTGTTCTAGCCTCTAGCCAATCATCTCTACTTTGCACACCACGTTCAAAGTATACTAGTGTTTCTTTGCAAAACAAGATGTCCACACATGTTTGAGAGGCAGATCAAAAGCGAGATTAATTTGGCCCTATGTTAGATCTGTTTGGCAAAAAGACCATTTTCAATCCCCAACATATTAATAGTTAATACACCTACATGATAACAATATGTAGGTAATCATGctgaaacttaatatctacaATCCATCCTACCATATCAATCAGAGTtctattattttcatgttcaacAGCAAGATCAATCATGCTGAGACTTGCCATCTACAATCTTCTATCATTTGAAAATGAGATCAATCAATGTTCTACCATTTTCATGTTCAACAGCAAGACCAGTCAGTTCACTGTTTTCACACATTTCTTCGACGAGTAAGATAACTGCTTTCACACATTACAGCAGCTTTACGCAGATTTCACCAAAGAAAGGCTTTATATTTGGACATAAAAAGATATCAAAGCGGCACCAGCTCCACAaaaagattaatatataaaatgacaGGTTCAGATCTCAACATTTATAAAAGCTTAAAAAATGAGAACCCATTGAAGAAACTAGAAGAGAAATACCCCTTGGATTCTCTTTCCAGTGACGGGACACTTAGGGCCATTCGCCCTCTTCTTAGTGCTCTGGTACACTAGTTTGCCTCCTAATAcaaccaaaaaacaaacaaataatcaaaatctcaaaccaaatGCCTCGCCCATACACCACAGAATAAATACATCGTTTGCATAACCTACTACTGCATAGATAAATACAAAGAAACAACTAAGGAAGAAACAGAGATTCAATGGTTCACCAGGGGTTTTGACGACACGGTGCTGGTTGGATTTGGTAGCATAGCTGTGTCGCGTGCGATACGTGAGACGCTGAACCATCTTTTACAAGTTccgggctctctctctctctctctctctctctctctctacaccgGGGTTTTGGGCGATAGCAGAGGAGGCTTAAGCCTGCGTGAATGAGATAGAGAAGACTATATCGAGGGTTTCGACTGTTTATGCCCTAGATCGAACGGCTCCAAGTAGATCCTGAATGCCGTCGTTTGTCTTTGTTTCTCGCCTGGGTTTGACGGCCGAGATTCGGACCCATGGATGATATCATGATACTGTCCTAATTGGACCCGTTTCACCGTATCAATTTGCATTGTTAGCGaatcaaaatgaaattaatgaggCACCGTTAATGAAGGCTGAAGCTACCGTTAggtttaggattttttttttttcttttttatatatgtattttttaatattttaaaatctttttaaaaaataaaaaatatcataatattattaacaaatatttttttaattactaataaaataaaattaaaaaatcaaagcgATTGAATGGAGCGGTAAAATAGAACGATAAGAGTAGCATTATCCATTAATGGCTCAAGTTTGAAATTCGAGAAGAACCTATTCAAACAATTGACTAGTCACTCAAGAAAAGATCTATTCACTCAATTGAATTAAGTAAAtcatgataattttaaattggttattttaatattaataaaaaatattaaaagttatatataatataatttaaatatttaatatcatgaatataagaaaataagatataaatttaatgactagtttcaataaaattataatattaattgaattagttttaaTAAACATATAATTTGTGTATTTAACCTCAATTGCCAACATTATTTTACCTTATatatgaagaagataaaaaccATTAAGTTATAAGCAAGcaaatgtaatatattttgcACAACCATAAATTTAGTACAAAATACTCATtcatcacctttttttttttttttggttcaactaaaaaaaataaaccctcCCCTTTTTTGCCATCCCACATGCCTTGGGCACATGGAGAGCATGTTACCTTAACCATAACTTAATTTATaggattaaatattaaaatggtcTCATTGGTTTATCTTTAggcaaattaatttttatattcataattCTTCTAAAGCTTTTACtccttttttaattattctatatatgtatatatatatggttaaaaatatattaaggttaggtttggatgCGGAGTTGAGaaaagatgagttgaaatgaaaattaatagttgaataaaatattgttagaatattattttttaatattattattattttaagatttgaaaaagttaaattatttattatattttgtgtaaaaattataataataagatgacaTGAGATAGATTGAATTGAGAACCCCTCTCAATCTAAACTGAGCCTAGTTAATATGTCAATATCAGTAAATTATGCCACGTGTTGTCTAAGaaactaaaattgaaaagataatTTAAGATCCCAAGGTCAAGTTTAGACATTAAGAATATCTCATAACATCTCTAGATAGTAGTGaagtagtttatttttatattatttaataatcatcatgtgtttttttagagtttgatcTAAAATCAAGTTTTACTTATATTGATAAAGAGTAACTCAAGGCTTATGGTCTGCATGAtggtatgtttttcattttcattcatttattagAGAAACTAAACCACTTTGTGTTaacttgaattatttgatgtgctattattgatttagtgttgactttttcataatgacAGATATAGGGGAAGAGATGAGAAGCTGCTATAATTTGATCGTTAGATGCTCTTTAATCTTctatcagttatttttttttaaaaaaaaggaccCAACCCATAAGGTACGAATCGGGTTGGCGTGCAAATAAGGTTGGACTGGGTCCAAACCGTTTGGTTGCCATCGGGTTGTAGGCTTATTATGCACATTTTGagaacataatatttatatatatatatattaaataagacaaattataaataatttaataatatataattaagtatataagaTATAACTAACATGTAATAAATgtaacacatacatatataaaacatattacgAGTTTCAAAACGAGATCAAACTAGTCAAGCCGAGCTTATACGAGTTTTGTTCACGAGTCTAAACCAAGTCGAACCGAGTTTATACGAATTTTGCTcgtttaatattcaaacatatattcatGTTTACAAGcatctcatttattaaattaattgagttcaaATTGAGTATACACGAGCTAAGTTCAAACTACGAGTTGTTCTGTTCATTTGCAGCCCTAAGCATGGTTGTGTTTGCAACCTATGTCTATGAGATAAGAAATTGCAACCTACATCTAAATTAAGAGATTAAGTAAGGGAAATACTCTAGcctcaaataaattatacaaaggTAATCCTACAAATTGATGTAACaagttcgtcagattataaagttatttttattataaaataaatttaacggactacataaaatcatgtcaatttgtgaaattacttttgtataatctttttgtggcTACATCatactaattaagtaataacttTACTTTGGAAGTCCACCATGCCACCAAGTCTCCATCAAAAAGTTaggagcaaaagaaaaaaaaaaaaaaaaaattccgggTATTTGATAAAGCTTTCCCAGTGAATCAGCAGTACACTTCGGTGTGTTTACATTATAATATCTTTTGCATGTAACCCAATGCTACTTGCTTTTATCTGTTGTACAAATCCGTGGCCATCTTGCATCTACATACACTGGCCGCATACACTGGCCACACTGCTCGAAACAAGTTAATGTCGTGGCAGAGCGTGCTATGTCAACATGGAAATAGCAAAAACGAGGGTTCCACGTGAATCTTTCTGCTAACAATGTTAATTTGGTCTAGTTTTTCACGACACCACACTAATTGGTTCCTTGTTAATCTTGACATATTCAGCACTCTtgaaaccaacctcagttcaacCTGTGCAAACAATAGTGAATGATCCAACTTCTCGTTGTGATGCTTTTGGAACCTCTTTACTATGCAATTTCCGCTTTTCTGTATGTCTTTGAGCTTTCTCTCCTTCTGCATGCAAAGACATTAAAATTAGGAGGGTTGAGATCTTGAAATATAAACCAAAAGTCAAAACAGACAGTATCTTGAAACTTGGAAAGCAGAAAACCTTCTGAAGATCAGCTCGAATGTGCATCAGGAACGCCAAGTCCGCATCATTTTGGAGAGTGACATGATTTTTCTGGGGACCATTTGGGATCATATTCCCTGCATCTTTATCGGCACGAAGAAATTGCCAAAACATCCGCCTTGATTCCTCGATGATTTCTGCTATCATGCCACTTGAAATTGCATGATCTTCCTCCTCCCTCGTTACCCTCCGATGCTTCACGCAATCATCTGGCAAGGCAGATATACTCGATTACGTGAAGAGTTATACTCGAGGTGAGGTGAGGTGAGGTGAGGTGAGGTGCGAGATGCGTTTTCTCTTACCTCTAATGACTGGCACTTGAAGAAGTTTTCGAAGCACGCATCGATTGCTGACATAGTTGTGCACTCTGGGGCCTTGAAATGGCTCGTTCTCTATAAACCTTTGCAAGAGTACTTGAAACAGCTGAAAGTCACCTGCAACTTGATTATACCGATGAAGACCTTGGGAATCGTATTCCTGCAGTTCTTGGGCTTTCCCATACTGCCAATGGAGGATTTCCCATGAAAGGCAAACCTGTCCTACATAAACCAATTCCAAGTCACTTTGCAATTCTTCGTTCACTTTGTGCAACGGGTCAGCAGTGACTCTTCGCGCTCTGCGCGGCCATATGTTGTAAGGAAGAGATTTAGCAGCTGAAGCTCCAGATTTTTGCATTGAAATTGACTTAAGTGGTTCTTTCAGATGGAGAAATCCTGCACATCGACCATGACGAAGCAGCAGATCAGTAAAGTTAGAGAAATATGATAAGTTTTCAAATAATTGGCACGAAATTAACTTTTCTAGGTCAAAAATTGATTTGGAAGGTCTGTCTATTGGATACTTTAAGAACCACAAAGATCTGGAAGTGGGGCatgataatatctttaaaagatTGGTAGAACTAAAGGCTAAAGCCAAAGAGATCTGGAAGTACTGGGTTAGCCATAAATAATACCTTTAAAGGCCGATTGGCAGAACTAAAGGacgaagagaaagagaaaggccGATGGGTTAGATGACATTAAAGGCTTGGATATGGACTCGCCAATAGTTGTGGCCGTTGAATCTAATTATGAATGGAGCCATTAATGCACATGATCATTAGCGTAAAACGTAATGATGATGGCCGGAGACCCACCACCTAAAATAATTCTCTCAAGGAATCCTTAAAAAAGATTACTCCTCAGCATAAGAATATAAAACGGTATGTTCAACTACTGTAAAAATCGAAATTAAATCTGAATTTAATCATTTACAGTCTTTTCGGCAGATATATCGTACTTTTAGTTAACCTATACAGGCACTTAAATATGATATAGGTGTGATTGAAGATTTTAATACAGATAAAAGTAATATTGATACATCTATCTCATCTTCAGTCACACTCGCTAAATATTtgacacattttaaatttttattaagctTTATATATAAGagctttgtaaaaaagtgattctcattagtaaattttttttttttttttttttttacccttttttaacgtgaagtctatttttttacatgaaCTTGcatgaaactgaaaaaaatgacataattaaaaatgacaaacatcattaaaaaaaaattgtaaataaagaTGTTGCTTAACTCAGACGTGCTAGAGAGACTAGGACAGTTTTTCCAAACCAAGAACTCACCAATTGCATGCATGGTCTGGCTATTCAATATATCCAGTTTTCGAGTTTTGTCAGAGTAGCTCTTGTAAACCTTTTGGATCTCTTCCATTCGATCTTTGAACTCGATCTTTTCATCAATCTTCAGTGGCTTTAGACCTTCAACCTTGGTTGCAGACTCTGgctctgcttcttcttcttcttcttcttcttcttcttctaaaataGTATGAAGTCCGCCAGTTCTCTGATTCCTCAGTTCCATCTTCATCTGCTCTAGCACATCCTCGTCCTCCTCCCATAGGAAACCCGAGTCGTTTTGGTAGTCAGAACTTGATTCGGATGGTTCCTCCCAAAAGTTAGTTCCTTcagatttttccaaaatatt carries:
- the LOC109009250 gene encoding glutathione S-transferase U10-like; amino-acid sequence: MEKQSQVVVFGIWGSSYCKRVEIALALKGIPYEYVEEDLANKSESLLHYNPVHKKVPVLVHNGKSIAESLVILEYIDDCWKHGPKLLPEDPYLRAKLRFWANFYDQKLKASATQIMMSRGEERERAIKDFGEVLKVFEDGVKKDLPAEFPCFDGKNLGFLDIVVGSSACNYEASHEVAGVIFSPETNPTFWSWVTALKNHPLMKRMLPPHDKLVAKMRQKYFQSA
- the LOC109009252 gene encoding 60S ribosomal protein L34-like, whose translation is MVQRLTYRTRHSYATKSNQHRVVKTPGGKLVYQSTKKRANGPKCPVTGKRIQGIPHLRPAEYKRSRLSRNRRTVNRAYGGVLSGGAVRERIIRAFLVEEQKIVKKVLKIQKAKEKQVSKS
- the LOC109009247 gene encoding uncharacterized protein LOC109009247, with the translated sequence MVPKNFLTLKAHFDLATQRFINDSAFGNTIRVMGSVWFFVCNYVLSVFGLLLRFIFRSQANDLENFQQDDQNGSSDSHIDGFREEETGFSLQISKSGDKSNGERESSNSASSSKYVFMSGKGVSGFLEEPKTMSLGVQELYVASNEYNACTDKDFQKLNSEEEAVYGEKAENPVENFSSGKTAEKAEEETFTEKSVPGRGERDCTERNVLKDDSGDKVESVRDDCSVRFGSEPESISSSGLSMSSPMIEYEVLGYKNVRDGLETEALLANDGEKLKGVQEISTSDNIDEVSSSETRFSGTEEIGAIDSSQGSDEEYIEFEPHLQNLIGLEERSLFGGESGKVENKNEEEGLVQEESEPENILEKSEGTNFWEEPSESSSDYQNDSGFLWEEDEDVLEQMKMELRNQRTGGLHTILEEEEEEEEEEAEPESATKVEGLKPLKIDEKIEFKDRMEEIQKVYKSYSDKTRKLDILNSQTMHAIGFLHLKEPLKSISMQKSGASAAKSLPYNIWPRRARRVTADPLHKVNEELQSDLELVYVGQVCLSWEILHWQYGKAQELQEYDSQGLHRYNQVAGDFQLFQVLLQRFIENEPFQGPRVHNYVSNRCVLRKLLQVPVIRDDCVKHRRVTREEEDHAISSGMIAEIIEESRRMFWQFLRADKDAGNMIPNGPQKNHVTLQNDADLAFLMHIRADLQKKERKLKDIQKSGNCIVKRFQKHHNEKLDHSLLFAQVELRLVSRVLNMSRLTRNQLVWCREKLDQINIVSRKIHVEPSFLLFPC